One genomic region from Camelus dromedarius isolate mCamDro1 chromosome 17, mCamDro1.pat, whole genome shotgun sequence encodes:
- the CRELD1 gene encoding protein disulfide isomerase CRELD1 yields the protein MAPWSQRGLAPALLWGLSLFLGLPAPVWVQPSLPPQASPPTEPHPCHTCRGLVDSFNKGLERTIRDNFGGGNTAWEEEKLSKYKDSETRLVEVLEGVCSKSDFECHRLLELSEELVESWWFHKQQEAPDLFQWLCSDSLKLCCPPGTFGPSCLPCPGGAERPCGGHGQCEGEGTRGGSGHCDCQAGYGGEACGQCGLGYFEAERNASHLVCSACFGPCARCSGPEESNCLQCKKGWTLHHLKCVDIDECGTERASCGPDQFCVNTEGSYECRDCAKACLGCMGAGPGRCKRCSPGYQQVGSKCLDVDECETVVCPGENEQCENTEGSYRCVCAEGYKQMEGICVKEQIPESAGFFSEMTEDELVVLQQMFFGVIICALATLAAKGDLVFTAIFIGAVAAMTGYWLSERSDRVLEGFIKGR from the exons ATGGCCCCATGGTCCCAAAGGGGCctagccccagctctgctctggggCCTGAGCCTCTTCCTTGGCCTCCCAGCCCCTGTGTGGGTCcagccctctctgcctccccaggctTCTCCCCCCACTGAGCCCCATCCATGTCATACCTGCCGGGGACTGGTCGACAGCTTCAACAAG GGCCTGGAGAGAACCATCAGGGACAACTTTGGAGGTGGAAACACTGCCTGGGAGGAAGAGAAGTTGTCTAAATACAAAGACAG CGAGACCCGCCTGGTAGAGGTGCTGGAGGGCGTGTGCAGCAAGTCGGACTTTGAGTGCCACCGCCTGCTGGAGCTGAGTGAGGAGCTGGTGGAAAGCTGGTGGTTTCACAA GCAGCAGGAAGCCCCAGACCTCTTCCAGTGGCTCTGCTCCGATTCCCTGAAGCTCTGCTGCCCGCCAGGCACCTTTGGGCCCTCTTGCCTTC CCTGTCCTGGGGGCGCAGAGCGGCCCTGCGGTGGCCACGGGCAGTGTGAAGGGGAAGGGACTCGAGGGGGCAGCGGGCACTGTGACTGTCAAGCCGGCTACGGTGGAGAGGCCTGTGGCCAGTGCGGCCTTGGCTACTTTGAGGCAGAACGCAACGCCAGCCATCTGGTATGTTCGG CTTGCTTTGGCCCCTGTGCCCGCTGCTCAGGACCTGAGGAATCAAACTGTTTACAGTGCAAGAAGGGCTGGACCCTGCATCATCTCAAGTGTGTAG ACATTGATGAGTGTGGCACAGAGCGAGCCAGCTGTGGACCTGACCAGTTCTGTGTGAACACGGAGGGCTCCTACGAGTGCCGAG aCTGTGCCAAAGCCTGCCTGGGCTGcatgggggcagggccaggccgcTGTAAGAGATGCAGCCCTGGCTACCAGCAGGTGGGCTCCAAGTGCCTCG ATGTGGACGAGTGTGAGACAGTGGTGTGCCCGGGAGAGAATGAGCAGTGTGAGAACACAGAGGGCAGTTACCGCTGCGTCTGTGCCGAGGGCTACAAACAGATGGAGGGCATCTGTGTGAAGGAGCAGATCCCAG AGTCAGCGGGCTTCTTCTCGGAGATGACAGAGGACGAGCTGGTGGTCCTGCAGCAGATGTTCTTCGGTGTCATTATCTGCGCTCTGGCCACGCTGGCTGCCAAGGGTGACTTGGTCTTCACTGCCATCTTCATCGGGGCTGTGGCGGCCATGACTGGCTACTGGTTGTCAGAGCGTAGTGACCGTGTGCTGGAGGGCTTCATCAAGGGTAGATAA
- the PRRT3 gene encoding proline-rich transmembrane protein 3, which produces MAHSPWGRVCGFQLLLLLLSLGSGPALGRGLPRPLEDSEPHLIPGAHPKGPLGTEPQAFDFLWEEPRDKNPGDSSVSQVLAEEVPERRVDSFGLALHGPKAAHGVQREGLPVTDDLQVARGPSSQGWTGRPEPQEPMEQEAPVPYPVDAPHVTSIPTTSTLQPGMATVPPTPGEPGGQVGQRPSGDESLVVAKDKTRVSETSPWEHKGPPHTLVPHLGTTVRPVLEGQGQGEEDVQETAHSPLTTQQDPAAPDVGSVSPAEGASSQEPGSQPDLALARSLPPAEELPLELPKKAGDGETWEVSSPSPSPKLADLPDVRGSPGPQHSGPPATETPDAQLKPEIAAVNGADPISPQRVRGAVEAPGTPKSLIPGPSDPGPTTNRTESPVGALKPDEAEEWPGRPQSHPPAPPVQAPSTSRRGLIRVTTQRALGQPPPPEPSASSMASAPASSPPANATAPPLRWGPLRRVLSFSWELHVYGVGVLFLLPALLALASLAAAPAGPRLALVAAVLVLVASGLRSAYMLTDPYGSQARLGLRAGLVLYNLPFPLLLTALAALTLLGLGAGLPQQLQNPLLLGALALVHGVGLLATDLLSVRPALNLLAQGLSCAWGAAVALGTLCLCRRRLLDGPRGWDASPGPRLLAVAGALGLLASGLQLAAALWLYPGPGRVGRFSWAWWGVHFWLRLLELTWALTLGLAAVAAARPRPPTEHACWAKLLRLACPTPSGKTEVPERPNNCYAGPSGVGAGTLDISKSLIRNPAEGGPPATPSSGAWGSSASLGRGPQGGPELSRSSVGPAPSMSELDLRPPSPINLSRSIDAALFREHLVRDSVFRRCGLASPPPGGALRPRRGSHPDAELDGSGSSLLRGRCRSLSDVRMRGPVPQHVVDEPDPAASGSSADSFSRGSLKISWNPWRHGLSSVDSLPLDELPSTVQLLSSPAPAPAPARPGEPQSRVQPPCKPGDSRSASSDTIEL; this is translated from the exons ATGGCCCACAGCCCGTGGGGCCGTGTGTGTGGCTTCCAGCTGCTCTTGCTGCTGCTGTCCCTGGGgtctggccctgccctgggccgGGGCCTTCCTCGGCCACTTGAGGACTCAGAACCACATCTGATCCCAGGAGCCCACCCCAAGGGCCCTCTTGGCACAGAGCCCCAGGCCTTCGACTTCCTCTGGGAGGAGCCCAGAGACAAGAACCCCGGGGACTCCAGTGTCTCCCAGGTCCTTGCTGAGGAAGTGCCTGAGAGGCGCGTAGACTCCTTCGGCCTAGCCCTGCATGGACCTAAAGCAGCCCATGGGGTTCAGAGAGAAGGACTCCCGGTAACTGATGACCTCCAGGTGGCTCGAGGGCCAAGTTCTCAGGGTTGGACAGGACGTCCTGAACCACAGGAGCCTATGGAGCAAGAAGCACCTGTCCCCTATCCAGTGGACGCCCCCCATGTCACTTCGATCCCCACAACTTCCACGCTCCAACCTGGGATGGCCAcggttccccccacccccggggagCCTGGAGGCCAAGTGGGACAGCGGCCATCTGGAGATGAGAGTCTGGTGGTGGCCAAAGACAAGACAAGGGTCTCAGAGACATCCCCCTGGGAACACAAGGGTCCTCCCCACACGCTTGTGCCCCACCTGGGCACTACTGTGAGGCCAGTGCTGGAAGGACAGGGCCAGGGTGAGGAGGACGTCCAGGAGACAGCTCACAGCCCCCTCACCACCCAGCAGGATCCAGCAGCCCCTGATGTTGGCTCAGTATCCCCAGCTGAGGGGGCATCCTCTCAGGAGCCTGGGTCCCAGCCAGACCTGGCATTGGCCAGAAGCCTTCCTCCTGCTGAGGAATTGCCCTTGGAGCTCCCCAAGAAGGCTGGAGATGGGGAGACCTGGGAAGTCAGTTCTCCAAGTCCCTCACCCAAACTGGCTGATCTCCCTGATGTCAGGGGCTCACCGGGACCCCAGCACTCAGGTCCTCCAGCCACAGAAACTCCTGATGCACAGCTCAAGCCAG AGATAGCAGCAGTGAATGGAGCAGACCCCATCTCCCCCCAGCGGGTGAGAGGAGCAGTGGAGGCCCCAGGTACCCCCAAGTCCCTCATCCCTGGCCCCTCCGACCCTGGCCCAACTACAAACCGAACAGAGAGCCCTGTGGGAGCCCTGAAGCCAG ATGAAGCCGAGGAGTGGCCTGGGCGCCCCCAAAGCCATCCCCCAGCACCCCCTGTCCAGGCCCCCTCGACGTCACGCCGGGGCCTCATTCGGGTCACCACGCAGCGCGCCCTGGGCCAGCCACCCCCTCCAGAGCCCTCAGCCAGCTCCATGGCAtcagccccagcctccagccccccgGCCAACGCCACCGCACCACCCCTGCGCTGGGGTCCCCTGCGGCGGGTGCTGAGCTTTTCCTGGGAGCTGCACGTCTACGGGGTGGGGGTGCTTTTCCTGCTGCCCGCGTTGCTGGCACTGGCCTCGCTGGCAGCCGCCCCTGCGGGGCCCCGGCTGGCACTGGTGGCGgcggtgctggtgctggtggcgTCAGGGCTGAGATCCGCCTACATGCTCACCGACCCGTATGGCTCGCAGGCACGGCTGGGTTTACGCGCCGGCCTGGTGCTGTACAATCTGCCCTTCCCCTTGCTACTCACTGCGCTGGCGGCCCTGACCCTGCTCGGCCTGGGCGCGGGGCTGCCACAGCAGCTGCAGAACCCGCTCCTCCTGGGAGCGCTGGCGTTGGTGCACGGCGTGGGGCTGCTCGCTACAGACCTGCTGTCGGTGAGGCCTGCGCTCAACCTCCTGGCTCAGGGCTTATCGTGCGCCTGGGGCGCGGCCGTGGCTCTGGGCACGCTCTGCCTGTGCCGTCGCCGCCTGCTGGACGGGCCGAGGGGCTGGGATGCTAGCCCGGGCCCGAGGCTGCTGGCCGTGGCGGGCGCGCTGGGGCTGCTGGCCAGCGGCTTGCAGCTGGCGGCCGCGCTCTGGCTGTACCCGGGCCCGGGCCGGGTGGGCCGCTTCTCGTGGGCCTGGTGGGGCGTCCACTTTTGGCTGCGCCTGCTGGAGCTGACGTGGGCGCTCACCCTGGGGCTGGCCGCTGTGGCCGCCGCGCGGCCCAGGCCGCCCACGGAGCACGCTTGCTGGGCTAAGCTCCTGCGCCTGGCGTGCCCCACGCCCTCGGGCAAGACCGAGGTGCCTGAGCGGCCCAACAACTGCTATGCGGGGCCCAGTGGCGTCGGCGCAGGTACCTTGGACATCAGTAAGAGCCTCATCCGCAACCCAGCGGAGGGTGGGCCGCCGGCCACGCCCAGTTCAGGCGCCTGGGGTTCCTCTGCGTCGCTGGGCCGCGGTCCCCAGGGTGGTCCGGAGCTGTCCCGCAGCAGCGTGGGGCCGGCGCCGTCGATGAGCGAGCTGGACCTGCGGCCGCCATCACCCATCAACCTGAGCCGCAGCATCGACGCCGCGCTCTTCCGAGAGCACCTGGTGCGCGATAGCGTCTTCCGGCGCTGCGGCCTGGCCTCCCCGCCGCCCGGGGGCGCGCTGCGGCCACGCCGAGGCAGCCACCCCGACGCCGAGCTCGACGGCTCGGGCTCTTCCCTCCTGCGCGGCCGCTGCCGGTCGCTCAGCGACGTGCGCATGCGCGGGCCGGTCCCCCAACATGTGGTGGACGAGCCTGACCCGGCGGCTTCTGGCAGCTCCGCGGACAGCTTCTCCCGGGGTTCACTGAAGATCAGCTGGAACCCGTGGCGCCACGGGCTGTCGTCGGTGGACAGTCTGCCCCTGGACGAGCTGCCCAGCACGGTGCAGCTACTGtcttccccagctcctgcccctgctcctgcccGGCCTGGGGAGCCGCAGAGTAGGGTCCAGCCTCCCTGCAAGCCCGGGGACTCCCGCAGCGCCTCCAGTGACACCATCGAACTCTGA